In Natrinema amylolyticum, the following are encoded in one genomic region:
- a CDS encoding ion transporter — MSTDSSRGGRDRRELVRFYLLDHRTPLGKAIDIALLTLNLVFVAVFVAETYPLSEGLRSTLWRLEVAIAVVFLAEYFLRLYGAADRLAEFFSAYTMVDLVAILPTFLVLLLPGATVANVGFLRVIRVVRALRFYRFTQDAEFFFGTISDNALRALKLLLTVLVLLFVSAGLFYSAEHAVNPDVGTFGDAFYYVVVALSTVGFGDIVPITVAGRWVTVAAILAGIIVIPWQASKIVREWSRREKIDVTCPNCGLSSHDRDASHCKACGHVIYQESDSGQ, encoded by the coding sequence ATGTCCACTGATTCGTCGCGCGGCGGCCGCGATCGACGCGAACTCGTCCGCTTCTACTTACTGGACCACCGGACGCCGCTGGGGAAGGCGATCGACATCGCACTGCTGACGTTGAATCTGGTGTTCGTCGCCGTCTTCGTCGCGGAGACGTATCCGCTCTCCGAGGGGCTTCGGTCGACCCTCTGGCGACTCGAGGTCGCGATCGCGGTCGTGTTCCTGGCGGAGTACTTCCTTCGGCTGTACGGCGCTGCCGATCGCCTCGCGGAGTTCTTCAGCGCGTACACGATGGTCGACCTGGTCGCGATTCTCCCGACGTTCCTCGTACTGCTTCTGCCCGGAGCGACGGTCGCTAACGTCGGCTTCCTCCGCGTGATCCGGGTCGTTCGAGCCCTCCGGTTCTATCGCTTCACGCAGGACGCGGAGTTCTTCTTCGGAACGATCTCGGACAACGCCTTGCGCGCGTTGAAGTTGCTGTTGACGGTGCTGGTCCTCCTCTTCGTCTCCGCCGGTCTATTCTACAGCGCGGAACACGCGGTTAATCCCGACGTCGGGACGTTCGGCGACGCCTTCTACTACGTCGTCGTCGCGCTGTCGACCGTCGGATTCGGCGACATCGTCCCGATCACGGTCGCGGGGCGGTGGGTCACGGTGGCGGCGATCCTGGCCGGCATCATCGTCATCCCGTGGCAGGCGAGCAAGATCGTCCGCGAGTGGAGCCGGCGGGAGAAGATCGACGTCACGTGTCCGAACTGCGGGCTCTCGTCGCACGACCGCGACGCGTCACACTGCAAGGCGTGCGGCCACGTCATCTATCAGGAGTCCGACTCCGGCCAGTAG
- a CDS encoding glycerophosphodiester phosphodiesterase codes for MPSPAVIAHRGYAGVAPENTVTAAARAAERDETAMIEIDVQPAACGTPVVVHDERLEGDRDGRPLTDATGFVWETPLETLRETRVLGTDATVPTLAELLAAVPETIGVNVELKNPGTRDLRAGESLPSDERDERREVWQAFVERVVADCAGFNGDLLFSSFCEGAIAALRETADYAAAPLLRDDLAAGLEIARRYDCEAIHPPRTAISGTDRVEMAEIGGSDTEPDIDVVTAAHDEGRAVNVWTVTNWVQFDALAAAGVDGIIADYPGLGEGSSDRVQRSN; via the coding sequence ATGCCCAGCCCTGCCGTCATCGCCCACCGCGGCTACGCCGGCGTCGCACCAGAAAACACTGTCACCGCGGCCGCGCGCGCCGCCGAGCGCGACGAGACCGCGATGATCGAGATCGACGTCCAGCCGGCCGCCTGCGGAACCCCGGTGGTCGTCCACGACGAGCGCCTCGAGGGGGACCGCGATGGCCGACCGCTGACCGACGCGACCGGGTTCGTCTGGGAGACGCCGCTCGAGACGCTCCGAGAGACGCGAGTGCTCGGCACCGACGCGACGGTTCCGACGCTGGCCGAGTTGCTCGCGGCCGTCCCTGAGACGATCGGCGTCAACGTCGAGTTGAAGAATCCCGGAACCCGGGATCTGCGAGCCGGCGAGTCGCTCCCATCGGACGAGCGCGACGAGCGCCGCGAGGTCTGGCAGGCGTTCGTCGAACGGGTCGTCGCCGACTGTGCGGGTTTCAACGGCGACCTGCTCTTCTCGTCGTTCTGCGAGGGGGCCATCGCGGCGCTGCGCGAGACCGCCGACTACGCCGCCGCCCCGCTGCTCCGAGACGATCTCGCTGCCGGCCTCGAGATCGCACGCCGCTACGACTGCGAGGCGATCCATCCGCCGCGAACCGCGATTTCCGGTACGGATCGGGTCGAGATGGCAGAAATCGGGGGTTCAGATACCGAACCCGATATCGACGTCGTCACAGCGGCTCACGACGAGGGGCGAGCGGTCAACGTCTGGACGGTGACGAACTGGGTCCAGTTCGACGCGCTCGCGGCGGCCGGCGTCGACGGGATCATCGCGGACTACCCCGGATTGGGCGAGGGCTCGAGCGACCGGGTGCAGCGCTCGAACTGA
- a CDS encoding FAD-dependent oxidoreductase, producing MSGKYDLVIVGGGISGASLLYTTAKFTDIDSIALIEKESEIAAINSHHTNNSQTLHFGDIETNYTLEKAEEVKEGAELLAGYLENQDPDREMHAKRSKMVLGVGDEEVAELEERYEDEGFGDLYPKLRPIDREEIGEIEPKVVEGRDPSKDMLALQTPDGYVVDYGETTKSFVEEARDEANVDVFTGTKVEDITPTLDGYTIETNGGRFDCDATVVAAGSHSLQMAKELGYGQDKVLLPIAGSFFLADDLLNGKVYTLQMKKLPFAAVHGDADVHDGSITRFGPTAKLVPTLERGRISTVKDFLDVFGLNAAAFLSYANILSDRILLPYVLRNLVYDLPNVGRKQFLPHVQKVVPSVELEDIERAKGYGGVRPQIVDTKNKSLDMGEAKIVGDDVIFNITPSPGASTCLKNAMRDTHTLLEFLDDDYEFDEAAFRSETIDNFPRADDSDGPKAVKPSADD from the coding sequence ATGTCTGGTAAATACGACTTAGTAATCGTCGGCGGCGGTATCAGTGGTGCGTCGCTTCTCTACACGACCGCGAAGTTCACTGATATCGACTCGATCGCACTGATCGAGAAGGAATCGGAGATCGCAGCGATCAACTCCCACCACACGAACAACTCCCAGACCCTTCACTTCGGGGACATCGAGACTAACTACACGCTCGAGAAGGCCGAGGAGGTCAAAGAGGGCGCGGAGCTCCTCGCCGGCTATCTGGAGAATCAGGACCCCGACCGGGAGATGCACGCCAAGCGCAGCAAGATGGTGCTCGGGGTCGGCGACGAGGAGGTTGCGGAGCTCGAGGAGCGCTACGAAGACGAGGGCTTCGGCGACCTCTACCCGAAGCTCCGTCCGATCGACCGCGAGGAGATCGGTGAGATCGAACCGAAGGTCGTCGAGGGCCGCGACCCCTCGAAGGATATGCTCGCACTTCAGACGCCGGACGGCTACGTCGTCGACTACGGCGAGACGACGAAATCGTTCGTCGAAGAGGCGAGAGACGAGGCGAACGTCGACGTGTTCACCGGAACGAAGGTCGAGGACATCACGCCGACGCTCGACGGGTACACGATCGAGACGAACGGCGGCCGCTTCGACTGTGACGCGACCGTCGTCGCCGCCGGCTCCCACAGCCTCCAGATGGCCAAGGAACTCGGCTACGGCCAGGACAAGGTCCTGCTGCCCATCGCGGGGAGCTTCTTCCTCGCCGACGACCTCCTGAACGGGAAGGTCTACACGCTCCAGATGAAGAAACTGCCCTTCGCCGCCGTCCACGGCGACGCTGACGTCCACGACGGCAGTATCACGCGATTCGGGCCGACCGCGAAACTCGTTCCGACGCTCGAGCGCGGTCGTATCTCGACCGTGAAGGACTTCCTCGACGTCTTCGGGCTGAACGCAGCAGCCTTCCTGAGTTATGCCAACATTCTCTCGGATCGGATTCTCCTGCCGTACGTGCTCCGGAACCTCGTCTACGATCTCCCGAACGTCGGCCGGAAACAGTTCCTGCCACACGTCCAGAAGGTCGTCCCGAGCGTCGAACTCGAGGACATCGAACGCGCCAAGGGCTACGGCGGCGTCCGGCCCCAGATCGTCGACACGAAGAACAAGTCCCTCGACATGGGCGAGGCCAAGATCGTCGGCGACGACGTCATCTTCAACATCACGCCGTCGCCGGGCGCCTCGACGTGTCTCAAGAACGCTATGCGCGACACGCACACGCTGCTCGAGTTCCTCGACGACGACTACGAGTTCGACGAGGCGGCGTTCCGGTCGGAGACGATCGACAACTTCCCGCGTGCCGACGACTCCGACGGACCGAAAGCGGTCAAACCGAGCGCTGACGACTGA
- the npdG gene encoding NADPH-dependent F420 reductase: MRIALLGGTGDIGEGLALRFARDTGHEILIGSRDPEKARDAVAEYEEELADRTDEVDIKGFGNEMAADRADVVILSVPPYYVGDTVEAVSDSLDSDSVLVTPAVGMQGDEDGLHYHPPEAGSVTQLVAQRAPDEVPVVGAFHNLAADALSNLENDLDLDTLVVADDDDAKDTVLTVANEIEGLRALEAGPLANAAEVESVTPLVINIAKYNDDMHDVGVKWI; the protein is encoded by the coding sequence ATGCGAATTGCACTACTGGGCGGCACCGGCGATATCGGCGAAGGACTCGCGCTGCGGTTTGCACGCGATACGGGCCACGAGATTCTCATCGGCTCGAGAGATCCCGAGAAGGCCCGCGACGCGGTCGCGGAGTACGAGGAGGAACTCGCGGACCGCACCGACGAGGTCGACATCAAGGGCTTCGGCAACGAGATGGCGGCCGATCGCGCGGACGTCGTGATACTCAGCGTCCCGCCGTACTACGTCGGCGACACCGTCGAAGCGGTTTCCGACAGCCTCGATTCGGACTCGGTCCTGGTCACCCCCGCCGTCGGCATGCAGGGCGACGAGGACGGGCTGCACTATCATCCGCCCGAGGCCGGCAGCGTCACCCAGCTCGTCGCGCAGCGGGCCCCCGACGAGGTGCCGGTCGTCGGCGCCTTCCACAACCTCGCGGCCGACGCGCTGTCGAACCTCGAGAACGACCTCGACCTCGATACGCTCGTCGTCGCCGACGATGACGACGCCAAAGACACCGTCCTGACGGTCGCCAACGAGATCGAGGGGCTGCGCGCGCTCGAGGCCGGGCCGCTGGCCAACGCCGCCGAAGTCGAGAGCGTCACGCCGCTGGTCATCAACATCGCGAAGTACAACGACGACATGCACGACGTCGGCGTGAAGTGGATCTAG
- a CDS encoding glycosyltransferase, translating to MASDDRDGDADGPDVSFVVPARNEAEYLRGALASLAALDTDYAYEVIVVNGDSSDGTPAIAREYGATVLREDGSSIAAARNLGADRAAGEWLAFIDADTRVRANYLTELLGFVEAEGLAAASSYCRITGPRRAKAMELTINHAFSRLERPIMPGFNCLVHRRAFAEIGGFPDVANEDTAFSRSLAGRFPTAYCPTVLVESSGRRIADAGLTRTLWHYLRLDVERLRADY from the coding sequence ATGGCGAGCGACGATCGAGACGGCGACGCCGACGGGCCGGACGTGAGTTTCGTGGTGCCGGCGCGAAACGAAGCCGAGTACCTCCGGGGAGCGCTGGCGAGTCTCGCCGCACTGGACACGGACTACGCCTACGAGGTGATCGTCGTCAACGGCGACTCGAGCGACGGGACGCCGGCGATCGCCCGCGAGTACGGCGCGACAGTCCTTCGCGAGGACGGCTCGAGCATCGCCGCCGCCCGAAACCTCGGGGCCGACCGCGCGGCCGGCGAGTGGCTCGCGTTCATCGACGCGGACACGCGGGTGCGAGCGAACTACCTGACCGAACTGCTCGGCTTCGTCGAAGCCGAGGGGCTCGCGGCCGCGAGTTCCTACTGTCGGATCACCGGGCCGCGACGAGCGAAAGCCATGGAGTTAACCATCAACCACGCCTTCTCGCGGCTCGAGCGGCCGATCATGCCGGGGTTCAACTGTCTCGTCCACCGGCGAGCCTTCGCCGAAATCGGTGGCTTTCCCGACGTGGCGAACGAGGATACGGCCTTCAGCCGATCGCTCGCCGGGCGGTTTCCGACGGCCTACTGCCCGACGGTTCTGGTCGAGAGTTCGGGCCGGCGGATCGCCGACGCGGGATTGACGAGGACCCTGTGGCACTATCTCCGGCTGGACGTCGAACGGCTCCGCGCGGACTACTGA
- a CDS encoding thioredoxin family protein has translation MTVTLKDFYADWCGPCKTQDPILEELEDDWEGRFEVEKVNVDEQQDIANEYQVRSLPTLIIENDDGIVERFVGVTQRDDIEDALESAGA, from the coding sequence ATGACTGTCACACTTAAGGACTTCTACGCGGACTGGTGTGGCCCCTGCAAGACCCAGGATCCGATCCTCGAGGAGCTCGAGGACGACTGGGAGGGCCGATTCGAAGTCGAGAAAGTAAACGTCGACGAACAACAGGACATCGCCAACGAGTACCAGGTTCGATCGCTGCCGACGCTCATCATCGAGAACGACGACGGTATCGTCGAACGGTTCGTCGGCGTCACCCAGCGCGACGACATCGAGGACGCCCTCGAGTCGGCCGGGGCGTAG
- a CDS encoding preprotein translocase subunit Sec61beta — protein MDKGQNTGGLMSSAGLVRYFDSEDSNAIRIDPKTVIAVGVMLGVLVQLLTFVS, from the coding sequence ATGGATAAAGGACAGAACACCGGTGGCCTGATGTCCAGTGCCGGGCTAGTCCGGTACTTCGACTCCGAGGACTCGAACGCCATCCGTATCGATCCCAAGACGGTCATCGCGGTCGGCGTCATGCTGGGCGTGCTGGTCCAGCTGCTGACGTTCGTCTCGTAA
- a CDS encoding pyridoxamine 5'-phosphate oxidase family protein: MTDFRGAWTEADVEAFLQETTVPIRIATQRPDGSLWLVTLWFRYRDGALECATQASADVVRFLRNDPEIAFDISTNDIPYRGIRGTGTVEIEPDGRPVLRDLVERYLGDADSSLAEWLLDEDREEVGIRIEPREIYSWDYSERMGEGTSDRTA; this comes from the coding sequence ATGACCGACTTCCGCGGGGCGTGGACCGAAGCCGACGTCGAGGCCTTCCTGCAGGAGACGACCGTACCGATTCGGATCGCCACTCAGCGGCCGGACGGCTCGCTGTGGCTCGTCACGCTGTGGTTTCGCTATCGGGACGGCGCACTCGAGTGTGCGACGCAGGCGAGCGCGGACGTGGTGCGATTCCTCCGGAACGATCCGGAGATCGCGTTCGATATCTCGACGAACGACATCCCCTACCGCGGGATCAGGGGGACCGGCACCGTCGAAATCGAACCCGACGGCAGGCCAGTCCTGCGGGACCTCGTCGAGCGCTACCTCGGCGACGCGGACTCCTCGCTCGCCGAGTGGTTGCTCGACGAGGACCGCGAGGAGGTCGGGATCCGGATCGAGCCCCGAGAGATCTACAGTTGGGACTACAGCGAGCGGATGGGCGAGGGTACGAGCGACCGCACAGCGTAG
- a CDS encoding pectinesterase family protein has translation MGSGESDRYDYVVDPAGDGDYESVQAAIDGAKSFPSDRITIFLRDGVYTEKVTVHSWNPKIDLVGESEDGTIVTHDDHFEKIGRGRNSTFFTYTLKVCGNDFRARNLTVRNSAGPDKGQAVALHVESDQAVFENCRFVGNQDTVYAAGDGCRQYFDGCHIEGTTDFVFGGSTAVFERCDIHSKADSYITAASTPQSEPFGYVFRDCTLTADPAVSEVYLGRPWRDHAHVAFIESRMDPHIHLAGWHNWSRPDAEDTVTYAEYDNHGPGAKPADERVSWSEKLTPAEADAYAIENVLLGGDTRQSDQHWQQAIE, from the coding sequence ATGGGTTCTGGTGAGAGTGATCGGTACGACTACGTCGTCGATCCGGCGGGGGACGGAGACTACGAGAGCGTTCAAGCAGCGATCGACGGGGCGAAATCGTTCCCCTCGGATCGGATCACGATCTTCCTGAGAGACGGCGTATATACGGAGAAAGTGACGGTTCACTCGTGGAATCCGAAGATCGACTTGGTCGGAGAGAGCGAGGACGGGACGATCGTCACTCACGACGACCACTTCGAGAAAATCGGGAGAGGCCGGAACAGTACGTTCTTCACGTATACGCTGAAGGTCTGCGGGAACGATTTCCGTGCGCGCAACCTGACGGTGCGGAACAGCGCCGGACCGGACAAGGGGCAGGCCGTCGCACTGCACGTAGAGAGCGATCAAGCCGTCTTCGAAAACTGTCGGTTCGTCGGGAATCAAGACACGGTCTACGCCGCTGGTGACGGCTGTCGACAGTATTTCGACGGGTGCCATATCGAAGGGACGACTGACTTCGTATTCGGAGGGTCCACCGCCGTGTTCGAACGGTGCGATATCCATTCGAAAGCCGATTCGTATATTACGGCGGCTTCCACGCCCCAGAGCGAACCGTTCGGGTACGTTTTCAGAGACTGTACGCTGACCGCTGATCCGGCGGTTTCGGAAGTGTACCTGGGCCGACCCTGGCGAGACCATGCGCACGTCGCGTTTATCGAGTCACGGATGGACCCGCACATTCACCTGGCCGGGTGGCACAACTGGTCCCGTCCGGACGCGGAGGACACTGTCACATACGCGGAGTACGATAACCACGGCCCCGGTGCGAAACCGGCGGACGAACGGGTGAGCTGGTCTGAGAAGTTGACACCGGCAGAGGCCGACGCGTACGCCATCGAAAACGTCCTTCTCGGAGGCGATACCCGACAGTCCGATCAGCACTGGCAGCAGGCGATCGAGTGA
- a CDS encoding class I SAM-dependent methyltransferase, whose translation MNSNEVRRQWAERTGAYSPEYYAYYGPDKRSEAVRSRLERFVDRDAAVLELGCSSGRHLAHLHDNGFENLHGIDVNDDAFDVMDETYPDLAADGTFYHDTIEAVVGDFEDGQFDVVYSVETLQHIHPDAEWVLEELTRITDDLLVTVENEGESGQSESAEPDVSYVNDDFPLYHRDWNRVFTELGLHEVDAESGKRDTVRAFRTSQE comes from the coding sequence GTGAATTCTAACGAGGTCCGTCGCCAGTGGGCAGAGCGGACCGGCGCGTACTCACCGGAATATTACGCCTACTACGGCCCCGACAAGCGCAGCGAGGCGGTCCGCAGTCGACTTGAGCGGTTCGTCGATCGAGACGCGGCCGTCCTCGAACTCGGCTGTAGTTCGGGTCGTCACCTCGCACACCTCCACGATAACGGGTTCGAGAACCTGCACGGAATCGACGTCAACGACGACGCGTTCGACGTGATGGACGAGACCTATCCCGACCTCGCCGCCGACGGGACGTTCTACCACGACACGATCGAAGCCGTCGTCGGCGATTTCGAGGACGGTCAGTTCGACGTCGTCTACTCCGTGGAAACGCTCCAGCACATCCACCCGGACGCCGAGTGGGTGCTCGAGGAACTGACCCGGATCACCGACGACCTCCTCGTTACCGTCGAGAACGAAGGCGAGAGCGGTCAGTCGGAGTCGGCCGAGCCCGACGTGAGCTACGTCAACGACGACTTTCCGCTCTATCACCGCGACTGGAACCGCGTGTTCACCGAGTTGGGCCTCCACGAGGTCGACGCCGAGTCGGGGAAGCGAGATACCGTCCGCGCGTTCCGCACGTCACAGGAGTAG
- a CDS encoding LEA type 2 family protein: MAPGRRTWMVLLVAILLVVAAAAYGLFAVDRPQVESVDNEWGTVTSERTEIETRIAVDDPRLLRVGDAAADVSYTVSLNDVEVATERQRQIDSGTESEIAVSTWLDNDDIPAWWASHVERNETTTVRMEPEVVVEHAGIRRSADRWTQTRTVRTDLLEPLRTTENQAFEAGGRTLFVVNETDAEWGNATPNRTPIDASATVTNPTAIPIPIAEIRYTVQLNGIVVGDGVAGEQLLLEPERTQTIEANATIDTDTLDEWWVTHLRNDETSNLSVEFDATLEFAGAEREVPLEFLSYERPVRTDMLGSSDTEAAGSADADTAASSDQGSDRTRNQPSTANQS; this comes from the coding sequence ATGGCTCCCGGTCGTCGGACGTGGATGGTGCTTCTCGTCGCGATCCTCCTGGTCGTCGCGGCCGCGGCGTACGGGCTGTTCGCAGTGGATCGACCGCAGGTCGAATCGGTCGACAACGAGTGGGGGACCGTCACGAGCGAGCGGACCGAAATCGAAACCCGAATCGCCGTCGACGATCCACGACTGCTTCGCGTCGGTGACGCCGCGGCGGACGTCTCCTACACCGTCTCGCTGAACGACGTCGAGGTCGCCACGGAGCGCCAACGGCAGATAGACTCCGGTACGGAGAGCGAGATCGCCGTCTCGACGTGGCTCGACAACGACGACATTCCGGCGTGGTGGGCGAGTCACGTCGAGCGAAACGAGACGACCACAGTGCGAATGGAACCGGAGGTCGTCGTCGAGCACGCCGGTATTCGGCGCTCGGCGGATCGGTGGACGCAGACCCGGACCGTCCGTACGGATCTGCTCGAGCCGTTACGGACGACCGAGAACCAGGCGTTCGAAGCCGGCGGACGGACGTTGTTCGTCGTCAACGAGACGGACGCAGAGTGGGGGAACGCCACCCCGAACCGAACGCCGATCGACGCCTCGGCGACGGTCACGAACCCGACGGCGATACCGATCCCGATCGCGGAGATCCGATACACCGTCCAGTTGAACGGCATCGTCGTCGGGGACGGCGTCGCCGGCGAGCAGCTCCTCCTCGAACCGGAGCGCACGCAGACGATCGAGGCGAACGCGACGATCGACACCGATACGCTCGACGAGTGGTGGGTGACGCACCTCCGAAACGACGAGACGTCGAACCTGTCGGTCGAGTTCGACGCGACGCTCGAATTCGCCGGAGCCGAGCGGGAGGTCCCGCTGGAGTTCCTCTCCTACGAGCGGCCGGTCCGGACGGACATGCTCGGATCGTCGGACACCGAGGCGGCCGGGTCGGCGGACGCCGATACGGCCGCCTCGTCGGACCAAGGATCGGACCGGACTCGAAATCAGCCCTCGACCGCGAATCAGTCCTGA